The following nucleotide sequence is from Primulina tabacum isolate GXHZ01 chromosome 2, ASM2559414v2, whole genome shotgun sequence.
CTAGCCATCTCCAGGTACTAATTTTTTATTCTCGATGGCTTGTCATCCATTAGATTTTGCACCTAAAACTATAaataatctatatctatatgtacatatatacacatataaaagtgtggatcaTGAGCTTTGTTTTCCAGttgtgaaaagataaaaatgaccTCCTTATCAATACAAATCCAAAAACTCAATAaggatatataaataaaattctaaatgCTAATGAATTATCAGTATGGAATTTATATCACTTCGAAAATAAAATGTAACTCCTACgttaattttctcaaataattcATCtttatatcttttaaatgttttatctttttaattttctctctacatgttttttttttattttaatgtaattttttaattatatttttagtgcaatttctaattaaataataaattatagtatcacaagaagatttatgaaaaaattaacTATATATAGAATAATAGAATAACAAGATAAATATAACATaagaattatatatttaaataagaatTAAGCACacacaaatacataaaaaaaaagagattttCTTAAATAGATTTCAAACAACTACTATAATCAATTTTAGttttcaattaaattaatttaccaAAACAATCTttttatcatatcaaattacaATGATATCATCTATCCTTTAAACCATATTCACCATCAATTTCTTCATCTCAAACTTTGTATTTTATTATCTCGTCAATTCCATGCGTACAGAGGCGGCTGTGAACACATCAATCCTATTTCTTTAAACAAATATGAATTTCCTTTTTTTCCCACTTAATTTTTACgcaaaaaatttgattttatattgatattaatGTGTGCTTAGGTATATGGGCTATGTTAAACCCATTATGTTACCAATTTTGTTGATGTCAAATCattaattttgatttaaatttttttttagtaaacCCATTATGTTATCAATTTTGTTTATGTCAAATCATTAGAATAAATTGTCTAGAATTGATTgctttaattttgattttaaattttttttagtatttgACTTGATTATTGTCATGATTTTTTGATAATTTGTAGGTTTAATTAGAATATTATAACTTTGGTGGTTTCGTATGCACTAATTCAAACTAgtaattcataattttattaacatatgtttattgatttaacatatgtttattgatttatgtaagtagtattaataaattaatatattataaagtaaataaaatagaacaaaTGTTAAATCAACTCTCAAAAAgagaaataataaattaaacaagTGAAACATGAAAATGGAACATGTGTGTTCATAGAAAAAGGgtattttagatttttttaattatataagaCATAATGCAAAATGTGTAATAAAGAAggtcatttttaaaattatgactTTGAAATGGACTAGAATAATCAATTtcccaaaaaaatataataataataataacaatgatTCGTATACGAAGGtttgatgaaaaatataaattatatatatttttaataatttttcattaactaatgtatatgaaaattagtttattgtaaaaaattatatagttgcatatatatattttttcaagtgAGGTAATAGCTATCCATGTGAAAATTTATAAtgtaatacatatataattttgatttaattttaaaagagagtataaattcaaaaatatatgaaaatttgaaaaaaaaatatctataacaaatatatatgttataggcatgattattttattaaattgtataaCTAAAAAATTACATGCATTTGATCGTCAAAATCAATCATCGCTTAAAATCCTAAATATATAATGCATGAAAAGATATATTAATGAGTAATTAAAAGacacataatttaatttttacgGTAAAAACCAAATATGACCTAATCTttgtaataaatataattataatgatcattTATCAACATTTGTCAAAGTATTAGAGCTTTTACATATGATATTtaatatctttatttaattattttgaaatcaaactaactaactcaataaataaaaaatagaattttttaagaaagtttatttctttagttatatttaaaattttaatggtgAAAATTATATCATTAGTTTAAAATTTGTATTTAATAATTATCGTATGAgtttattttatgttatttgatatttaaCATAAAATCTTATCTGAATGTgtatttcattatatatattgatttatttttattttaaaattgtatttAACAAGAAATTAATACTCATCAATGTTAGTTTACAAAAGATTGATcttgatataaaattaattatttgtgaTATAGAATTCTAAAAACAATAGGTAAAAAAATTTTgtgttaaatattatttaagttgaatattatgaattatattttattgtcAATATTTGATATTGTTTTGATGAGTTAGTCATGAGGATTTTAAATCGATAATTATTTGTTTTTGGTATGCTTCACTTATGTAAATCATGATTTAAGCATtgataaaatccataatttgattgatttttaaGTTATTCTGCCTTATATATAGTGTTtggatatagatatatataaaacTTGTTTCAATTCATTTCGTTCTATATATTATGCTCATTAtcatttattatataacataaaatcaaccattcaaattttaatttgggaaacaattttgaaagtaaattatataagttcttaattaatttattcatctagcaattttgaaagtaagttatataagttcttaattaatttattcatctaatatGACAAGAGATTAAACAcagataaataataaaatgattcaaattgtttttttagtaaattaaatttgttaattattattttataattaatatttgcGTGCCTGCCTGCGTGCGTGTTAGTATAATCGAAATAATATAAAAGGATTCGATCTCAATATATTTAACTTCTTGTAGAAGTATAGGCTTTACCTGAAAAGAATCAGCCACGTCACTGCTCAACAAGCAAATATGGCAGCTGCTTTTGGGATTAAGGATTCCCCTTTCATGCGAATGGGTTCATTGGATGGGCTCGGAGATTTTCGTGCTATGTCTGGATCAGGAAGAATCGGAAATGTTGCTTTATCGCCTTATGCGACCAGTGGCATACTCGGGAGGCTAAATAGTCCTGCTAACATGAACCTTCATAATCTCACGCAATCTTCTCTAGTTCAACCGAATCATTCTCCAAACTCGAGTAACTTGATTGGGAAAACACACCCAGTCCTCTCATCTCCATGTTTAAATCCGAGTTTATTTCAAGGGATACCATCATTGGATCTAGATCAAATACAACAAAAAGGCAGTCTAAATTTCAATGCTATGAATGATTCAAAAATCTTTGCCGCTGCCAATACATTTACAGATCTGGGAGCAGCGATTGGTGGCTCTAGCCACTTGTTTGACAGTGATGGAAATAATGCCATGGTGCTTGTTGGGGGATTTGGAAACCCGTCTTCCAATAACATGGCTTCTTTCAGCTCGGAATCCTTCAATACTGGTATCACTTGTTCCTCCAATCTGCTGGATCCTGGTAAATGTAATGAGACCTGGCAAAACACCACTGAATTACCCAAAATGCAGCCAAATTCTTTGCTTTCTGTTAATCCTTTTCATCCTCAGTTGCCTCTCAATAGTATGAGAGACAATAACTCTTCAAATGGTTCTTATTCTCAGAACAACCCCATCGTTGCTTCTTCAGTACCTCTTCAAGTATCAAGGATGAGGTCTTGCCAAGATTTGGTCTGTGATGCTCAGACTACAAATCAAACCACGAACCAGAGATGGGGAGAACAAAAGCAGAACTACAGGCACAACCCAAATAATGCTTTTGGTTCCTTAAATTCTCAAAATCCGGAAAATGGTATCATCTCTCCCTTAAACCATAGTCTGGCCAATAATATTGGAATATTTGAGCCGAAGATGGACGAGTTTGTAAATGGCAGATCAAGTGGAGGTGTTTGTCTTGTGCAGCAAAACGAGAGTGACAAATCTGCTATGGAATCTAGAGAAAGGTCCAATGAGAACTTCCTTTTGGAGCAACCAAAGCTGCTAAGTGGCTTCGTTCATCAAAGTTACGACTCCTTGGACGATTTGATGAATGCAATGATCAAACGGGTACTGTAGACTTTGAACACTACCATGTTATTCTATACATGCCCGTCATATCAATACATATCTCTAGTTCTTGAGTAATACCAATATCTCGTGTGTTTTTTGTGTAGGAACAGGATGAAACAACGTCAAATTGTGACTTCAGATTTGATGATTATGCTTTCGGACAAGGCATATGATGCACTCCAGGGACAACTATTTCTCGTGGAGTGCAAAACAACAAATTGTCTTCTGGAGTTTGTGCATATGTAATCTGCAATTTCATTCTGAATCATTGTAGTATGCTTGAATATATCTTTGTTTACTTGTTTTCCTCATCTAATTGCAGTTGAGAAACGGTAGTGTAGGTGCTATCATGAGGAGATGTAGACTCTTTCTTTCTTGGTAACCAAAATTATGAACAAGGCATTATGGTGATGACGGCAAATCTAGCTGTCGCTCCcaggattttttttaaagaagtttcctgttttctttttttttttcctaaaaaaattatatgattgCTTCGGAAAGACACGTAAATTAAGTAATACATTCTCCAATTTTTTCTTGCCACGATTACTATTAAATTGTTTTCTCCGAAACATGTGCACATTTATAAATGGTACTGACGCATTTGATATGTTTACAAGCATACAGTGTCTCGTCTAATGCAAACTTGTGCACAacatgttattattattttttttgaatccAAAAAACGCTCTATGCATTAAATAAATCAAGAGAAGTTACATTCATCACATCCTCATCCCAAGTAAATGGTGAAGGATAAAACAAAGCAAAATGCGCTAAACAATGAGCGATTTTGTTCGAACATCTATTAACATTACGAATTCTCAAAAAACACCCAGACTGGAGAAAGAGACTCCGAGGAAATAAATCATAGAGGAGAAATAGTCACATGGAATGCTCTTACTTGCTAACCCCTGAGGCGTAAATGGGACCAGAGTAATAGGTATTAATTAAAATGTTGTTTATCACAAGAAGTTAGTATAGAACAGTCCTCGTATACAAATTGCCAGATAAGTTTCACATCTTTCAGAATTTGAGTGCACCAGTTTAGCACATTCTACCAAAATATAAGAATACAAGTAGTAGAAGGCAGCAAAAGCAAATGATTTACCAATGAATAATTTTCCTTTCAGTACTTCATTCTCATCATGGATCACTTGATACATGGCTTATGGTTATATTTACTCACCTTCCCAGCCAAGTTGGCGAGCTCTTCGTTCCCAAAGCAAAGTTGTCTTTTTTTCTTTGGTGAGAAGCACCACAGCTCGCTCCCGGGCTCCCTCACAAGTTTCTGTGGCAATATTGCATTTTTCAGCTTCCCTTTGATATTGAGAAGCCAATCTTCTTGCCTCGCCAAAGGTTAGGTTCATATGTCGGGAATTCTCTTCATCAACTGTTTCTTGCAGTTTCAGCTCTTCCGATAATAAGTCCACAAATTGCTTCTCCATCTCCTCCTTGAGATCAGGGTCATCTTTCCCGCAATCTATGTCAATGAAATTTGTTGA
It contains:
- the LOC142528909 gene encoding two-component response regulator ARR12-like isoform X2, with the translated sequence MIVEKIILDHEKSDMFPAGLRVLAVDDDPICLKLLETLLRKCQYHVTTMSQARMALKMLRENKDRFDLVISDVHMPDMDGFKLLELVGLEMDLPVIMLSANSDPKLVMKGVTHGACDYLVKPVRIEELRNIWQHVLRRKKFDSKNQNASTDQVNAQTGSGEGHVSPTTGNEDLHGKFNRKRKDEEDDGEDDENESEDPGAQKKPRVVWSIELHRKFVAAVNHLGIEKAVPKRILDMMNVEGLTRENVASHLQKYRLYLKRISHVTAQQANMAAAFGIKDSPFMRMGSLDGLGDFRAMSGSGRIGNVALSPYATSGILGRLNSPANMNLHNLTQSSLVQPNHSPNSSNLIGKTHPVLSSPCLNPSLFQGIPSLDLDQIQQKGSLNFNAMNDSKIFAAANTFTDLGAAIGGSSHLFDSDGNNAMVLVGGFGNPSSNNMASFSSESFNTGITCSSNLLDPGKCNETWQNTTELPKMQPNSLLSVNPFHPQLPLNSMRDNNSSNGSYSQNNPIVASSVPLQVSRMRSCQDLVCDAQTTNQTTNQRWGEQKQNYRHNPNNAFGSLNSQNPENGIISPLNHSLANNIGIFEPKMDEFVNGRSSGGVCLVQQNESDKSAMESRERSNENFLLEQPKLLSGFVHQSYDSLDDLMNAMIKRDETTSNCDFRFDDYAFGQGI
- the LOC142528909 gene encoding two-component response regulator ARR12-like isoform X1 codes for the protein MIVEKIILDHEKSDMFPAGLRVLAVDDDPICLKLLETLLRKCQYHVTTMSQARMALKMLRENKDRFDLVISDVHMPDMDGFKLLELVGLEMDLPVIMLSANSDPKLVMKGVTHGACDYLVKPVRIEELRNIWQHVLRRKKFDSKNQNASTDQVNAQTGSGEGHVSPTTGNEDLHGKFNRKRKDEEDDGEDDENESEDPGAQKKPRVVWSIELHRKFVAAVNHLGIEKAVPKRILDMMNVEGLTRENVASHLQKYRLYLKRISHVTAQQANMAAAFGIKDSPFMRMGSLDGLGDFRAMSGSGRIGNVALSPYATSGILGRLNSPANMNLHNLTQSSLVQPNHSPNSSNLIGKTHPVLSSPCLNPSLFQGIPSLDLDQIQQKGSLNFNAMNDSKIFAAANTFTDLGAAIGGSSHLFDSDGNNAMVLVGGFGNPSSNNMASFSSESFNTGITCSSNLLDPGKCNETWQNTTELPKMQPNSLLSVNPFHPQLPLNSMRDNNSSNGSYSQNNPIVASSVPLQVSRMRSCQDLVCDAQTTNQTTNQRWGEQKQNYRHNPNNAFGSLNSQNPENGIISPLNHSLANNIGIFEPKMDEFVNGRSSGGVCLVQQNESDKSAMESRERSNENFLLEQPKLLSGFVHQSYDSLDDLMNAMIKREQDETTSNCDFRFDDYAFGQGI
- the LOC142528918 gene encoding uncharacterized protein LOC142528918 produces the protein MNRRSGACLRCCLVIFAVVSALCVSGPALYFKFNKGLKFKASSACPPCVCNCSPPQSLLQIAPGLANLSVTDCGKDDPDLKEEMEKQFVDLLSEELKLQETVDEENSRHMNLTFGEARRLASQYQREAEKCNIATETCEGARERAVVLLTKEKKTTLLWERRARQLGWEGE